The window TGATAGATACTTTTCGAAGATGCCGTGGTTGGCAATCCCATTTGCGGACTCTAACACACGTAAAAAGCTCGATATGCTTTTCAGGGTCGGAGGCATACCTCACCTTGTCATCCTCGATGCCAGCGGCAAGGTCCTTAATGAACAAGGTATCGAAGCTGTGCGAGAATACGGTGCAGAGGGGTATCCATTTACTCCTGAGAAGATCAACCGgttgagggaggaggaggaggaggctgccAAGAAGGAACAGACTCTTCCAAGACTGTTGGTTTCGCCCTCCCGAGACTACTTGATCTCCAATGATGGGTCCAAGGTAATTGATGACCTCCTTGTAGGAAGAGAAGCTACAGTTTTGATCCACCAGCTTACCATCTATGACCACCTGATCGATACTGAATCGAAGCAGGTTGCCGTGTCGGATCTCGAAGGGAAGATAGTGGTTTTGTACTTCTCGATCGGTGCTTTCACCTGTTGCGCTGAGTTCACTCCGGTGCTGGCTCAAATCTATAGGAAGCTCAAGGAAGCCCGGGAGAGCTTTGAGGTTGTGCTGGTGTCGTTAGATGATGAGAAATCGTCCTATGAACAAGACCTGGCGAGCATGCCATGGCTCGCGATTCCTTTCGAGGACAAGAGCCGTCAGAAGCTTGGCCGCTGCTTTGATGTCAGGGCCAACCCAGCCTTGGTTGTGATTGGTAACGATGGCAAGACTATGGATGTCAATTACGCTGAGCTCGTCGAAGAACATGGATTTGATGCGTGGGAAGCGTTCCCGTTTTCTCAGGAGAGATTGGATTTGACGGCAGAGAAGGCAAAGGCCAAAATGGATGCACAGACACTGGAATCTCTTCTTGTCTCTGGGGACCTCGATTATGTAATTGGGAAACAAGGCTCGAAGGTAATGAATTGAGCATATAGTGAATCCACAGCTCAGCATCGTCGATGGCTAATCTCTCGTCATCGTGCTTCACAGGTTCCGGTGAAGGAGCTTGTCGGCGCGACCATCCTCCTCTACTTCTCAGCTTGCTGGTGCGGTCGATACCGCGAATTTGCTGCCGGTCTGATCGAGGAATATCAAAAGATCAAGAGCATGGACAGTTCTTTCGAGGTGGTCTTCATCTCCAGCGACCGCGATCAGGATTCTTTCGAGGAGTTCTTCTCAGGCATGCCTTGGTTGGCGCTGCCGTTTGGTGATGAGAGGAGGAAATCTTTGAGCCGCACTTTTAGAGTCCGTGGCATCCCCTCCCTGGTTGCAATTGGTCCTACGGGTCGGACTCTCACAAAGGACGCAAGGAATCTGTTAACGATCCATGGAGCTGATGCCTACCCGTTCAGCGAGGAGAGGATCAaggagttggagcagaagattgacgaGATGGCAAAGGGGTGGCCTGAGAAGGTGAAGCGTGATCTCCATGGGCACGAGCTTGTGCTGACCCGCTGCAAGACGTATTGCTGTGATGGCTGCGGCGAGATGGGAAGTAGGTGGTCCTACAGCTGCACCGGGTGCAATGTCGATTTCCACCCTAAATGTGCattgaaggaggagaagaaggaagacgaAGATGAAGGACGTGATGGAAGGATACGCGTGTGACGGAGCGGTTTGCCGCGAAGTCTTTTAAGGTTTTGGCTTGTCTCTGTTCTAACCACGGAATGCTACGGTGTCTGAGCGTATGAATCGATGAGAAGAACACGACTGACCTTTTTTCACATCAGATCAGTAAAAGtcagataagatttttttttttcttatttgctcGATATGATCAATCACATTCAAGTCGAAAAACAGCTTCGTCAACTTTCAAATAGCGCAGAGAAAAACCAACAGACTAAAGAAAGAGAATGTACAATTTATGGCAACAAAACCAGAAAAATTCCACCCACCAAATTACAAAAGGTGGTAACGGAAGCCACCACCATATACAACGTCAACAACAGTAGTGTAACTACGTACTCTGCACTGATTTCTCTTCTATTCCACCCATATGCACAATAAGGAAAAGTGTATGAtgtatctttttctctctctgtctctctccaaTTGGGTATAATAGTTACAGCGTGTCTGTCAATATATCACAACACGGAGAAGGCCTGGGTGAGGCTGGGTGAACTGCAGGCCTTCCGTCGTCAGGTACTGCTCCACTGCAAGAGGAAGCCAAGCAGGAGATCCTGTGCCCTTGGAGTGCTGCTGACCAACTCCAATGCATATTATGGCGTGCAGTCGCTGCCCTGAGGACCTTGCCTTGCGTCTCAGGAAGCTCAACCTGTTGTTGAGGGATTGCATAGCTTCGGTTACAGAGAGGCCATATAAGTCGATCACCTGGTCTTTCAGTTGGCTGTAGCTTTGGTGCTCCGGAAACAGTGGGTTCCTGAAAAACATTGGCAGTTCTTCAAAATTAACTAGTGCTTTTAGATATGTAAATAACAAATATTGAGTGCAGTAAAAGAAAAAAGGCAGAAAGTATAACCCAAAAGGTTAAATCCCACATACAAGGCTCTTGGCAATGCAAGATTTTATGAGAGCTAACGGATGCAGTATTACCTCTATAAACAGAGTGACTAATTTTGTCACTCGAACCTTGGTCACTTAGGTCATATGGTACCCAAGTACATTACTACTGTACCAAAGTAACCCTCCAAAGTTGGCAACCATAAATGACTCCAGGAATAAATTTGACATACATTATCTCAATCAGTGAAATAGATGACCAACCTCGTCTGGCAAATTGCTTCAGCTTTTCCATGAGCTGAGCCAGTTTGCCTGTTGTACAATTGCTCTTTGGAACCCAGTTCCTTTGCCAAAACCTTGTCGCCAATATAATATGTTTGATTTTCCTGTCAATAATACATAAAGGTGATTGCTTTCCAAGCAAAAGAGGCTACATTCTTGAATACGATACATATAAATAAGAAGATGATTAGATGAGGAACAATTCATATTATATAACAGATGCCAGTGAAATTGATCGGTGTTGTTGCAAAGGATGAAAGACATATAACAATGAGGCCACTGCAAAATCAAGAATCAGTTGAGGAATCTAAATTGAAGCCAAAGTTCAGAAAATGACAGAAAGCTTCACAGAGAAAACATGGAACAAAAATGAGGTGGAGAGTTGTGCTCTCCGACTAACTTGAATATATTTAGAATCCAGGTGGTTCAACATTTCCAATGATGCAACTAGATTCACAATGCTGTCCAAGTATAGCTAGCATAAACAAGAGAAACACTAAAATTAAGTTCTAATAAATACGCAGATTCATGCGTTGCATTACAATTCCTCATTCTTCTTGCGGTGCTACCCTTAAGAGATCAAAGGGTTAAGTTGAATATCATCTATATCAGTACACTAGAGATGCCCATGAATATTATTAAGATGAGAAGAGAGAATGTGCTTCCGCGAACATCAAACAACAATTATCAAGCATAGAGCAATAACAAAAGTCATCCTTAGAAATGATTATA of the Musa acuminata AAA Group cultivar baxijiao chromosome BXJ3-2, Cavendish_Baxijiao_AAA, whole genome shotgun sequence genome contains:
- the LOC103976248 gene encoding probable nucleoredoxin 1-1, which gives rise to MVCDERQPLCVEAFTVRYFTMKATNGPLACLYKQVASKSPSFLPSREREEMAAKVAVSDVVSLLSGDKRDFLLRNNGDKVAISSLDGKVVGLYFSASWCRPRRRFTPLLIEVYDELSSKGQCQFEIVIVPADHDEDSFDRYFSKMPWLAIPFADSNTRKKLDMLFRVGGIPHLVILDASGKVLNEQGIEAVREYGAEGYPFTPEKINRLREEEEEAAKKEQTLPRLLVSPSRDYLISNDGSKVAVSDLEGKIVVLYFSIGAFTCCAEFTPVLAQIYRKLKEARESFEVVLVSLDDEKSSYEQDLASMPWLAIPFEDKSRQKLGRCFDVRANPALVVIGNDGKTMDVNYAELVEEHGFDAWEAFPFSQERLDLTAEKAKAKMDAQTLESLLVSGDLDYVIGKQGSKVPVKELVGATILLYFSACWCGRYREFAAGLIEEYQKIKSMDSSFEVVFISSDRDQDSFEEFFSGMPWLALPFGDERRKSLSRTFRVRGIPSLVAIGPTGRTLTKDARNLLTIHGADAYPFSEERIKELEQKIDEMAKGWPEKVKRDLHGHELVLTRCKTYCCDGCGEMGSRWSYSCTGCNVDFHPKCALKEEKKEDEDEGRDGRIRV